The genomic interval CGTGCCGCTGACGGCCGGACTCGGCCACATCCTGCTGACCGTGGGACTGATCCTGCTCTTCATCCTGCTCGGCAAGCGCGTCAACGAGCACGTCAAGCCGGCTTCCACTCCGAACGAGCCGACTGCGGAGACGGCGAGCGCCGTGTGAGTTCGCACCTGGGGGCCTCGATTATTACGCCGTAATAATCGAGGCCCCCGCGTCGCGCAACTTGCGCGCTACCGCCCGGGCGCCTGGAACGTCACCTCGGGATTCCTCGGAGTCGGACCGGCGAGCAGACGCTGGGGTACGCCCTTGAGGTGGAGGTCGAAGAAGGCGGCGACGTAGTCGCGGGTGATGTCGCCGGACCGGTCGGCGGGCAACGGCGCCGCGGGGTCGGCGATGCCCAACTGCGCCGCGAGCAGCGGCAGGTCGGTGAAGGTGAAGTGGCCGGCCCCGGCCACCGTGAGCCACCTCTTCCAGCCGTCGAGGCGCGCCCAGTCGCGGTCCCAGGTGGTGTCGAAGGTGCCGCCGGACGCGTGGTCCACCTCGGTGCCGAGCATCATGAACGGCCGGCCCCTGAGCCCTGCGGCGGGGACCGGGTCGTAGAAGGTCCCGTCCATGTTCACGCCCGCGCGCACGCGTCGGTCGGCGGCCATCGTGGACGCGGCGGAGTCGCCACCGATGGAGTGACCGGCCATGCCGATGCGCCGCCGGTCGATCATCGAGGCGTATCGCCAGGCCGGCTGATCAGCCGTCAGCCGGTCCAGCAGGAACGAGACGTCCTCGGCCCGGCCCGCGCGACCTCCCCGAGCCCCGCGTCACCGACCCGCTCCACGTACTCGCAGGCGGCGCACGGCAGGACGCGCCCGCCCGGGAAGACGGTGGCGACGGACTCGTGGGCGTGGTCCACCGCCGCGACGACGTACCCCCGGGACGCCAGGTCCGTCGCGAGGGCCGTGAGCGTGAAGCGGCTCTGCCCGAACCCGGGCGACAGCACGACGAGCGGAAACCGCCCGGGCGCGGGCGCCGCACCGGTACGCGCGTACGTCTCGGTGGCCCCGACCACCCCGGGCGCGACGACACCGCCCAACCCCCGCGACTCCAGCAGCAGTTCCGCCTCCTTCGCGCTCATGTACGGGGCACGCACCCCGCTCCCGCCCCGCGCCGGATAGAACACGGACACCAGCAGCTCGCGCGCCCCCGCCTCCGGCACGTACGGGTCGGCGCGCCCGGCGTCCCGGAGGTGCAGGGTGCTCTCGCCGACGGCGTACGGCCCGGACGGCGCGGGGAGCCGCAACCGCGGGGCGGGAGCGCCGGACACGGACGCGCCGGAGGCGGGCTGCGGGGCGGCGGCGACGGCCGGGGTGACGGACGTGGCGCCCAGGGCGAGGACGAGGAGCGAGGCGGCCAGGGCACGGTGACGGGTTCTCATGACCCGAACGCTAGGTGCGGGGCCGAGGCGCCGACGTCCGCCCACGGGCCGCGATGTGGTGGGCCCGAGGTCGCACGCGCGGTGCGCGTGTCGTACTAGGGGCCCACCCGGGCCGCGTAATACGCATGCAACGCGGCCTCGCTGCCCGAGCCGAAGGCGGTCATGATGCGCTGGTAGCGCGCCGAGCGGAGGTCGCCCGCGACGAGGACACGGGGGTGTTGGTCGGCGGGCGCGCAGTACCCGTCCGCGCCCCGGACCAGGTCGCCGGGCGGGGCGGTCGGGGCGCTGCCGAGGCTGAGGAAGACGGCGTCCGCGGCCGGCGTCCGCCGGAGGTCGTCCGGGGCTGTCACCTCCGCCGCCCCGAGAGCGTCAGGTGGTCGACGGGGACCAGCGTGACGCGGGGGTCGTCGCGGATCTCGTCCGTCTTGTACGCGTCCGCCGGCGGGTACGCCACGATCAGGCGGGTGCCGGTGTCCGGGTGGGCGCGCAGGAAGGTCCCGATCGGGCGGTCACCGCCGAGCACGAGGAGGGTCCGCCCCTCCTCCGCTTCCGCCTGCCACAGGGGCGGCAGGGTGAGTCCGTCCGGTGCGGTGATCCAGGGGACGTCGCGTGGCTGGAGCGGCCCCACGCCGGTGGCGACGACGGCGTACGGGGCGGTGAGGCGGGCTCCGGTGTCGAGTGTGACGGTCACGCGCTCGTCGGCGGCGCGCAACTCGGCTGCGTAACGCCCGAGTTCGAGCCGGCACAGCTCCGTGCCCATGACCTCCGCCGTGATGGCTTCGGCGAGGGCGCGGCCGCTGGTGTGGCCGCCGAGCACGTTGTCGAGGGCGGGGATGCGAAAGAGGTTCCGGCACAGCCGTTCCGGCTCGACCAGCACCGTACGCAGCCCCACCCCGGCGGCCATCCGGACGGCGGCACAGCCGGCGGGGCCGCCGCCGATGACGAGCAGGTCGGTGTCGTGGAGCGTGTCGGCCATGGAGCCATTCCAGCACCGAGCGCCCGGGTTCGGCGCCCGGTTGACGGCCTTTCGGCCTGCTGGGCCATCAGTAGGACCACGGAGGCCCGCATCGCCTACGCTGCCCCGCATGCCCGAAATCACCGCACCCGCGCCCCGCGACGACACCCCCGACGACTCCCTGCGGGAGCGGCTGCGGCAGACGTTCGACGAGGACGCGGAGCTGTACGACCGGGCCAGGCCCGGGTATCCGGCGGAGCTGTACGACGACCTCGCGGAACTCGCCGGGGCGCGGCCCGGCAGCCGGGTGCTGGAGGTGGGCTGCGGGACCGGGCAGGCCACGGTCCCGCTGGCCCGGCGGGGGTGCCGGATCACGGCCGTCGAGGCGGGGGCGAGCATGGCCGCGGTCGCCCGGCGCAATCTGGCCGGGGCGGCGGACGTGGAGGTGGTGACGGCCGCGTTCGAGAGCTGGCCGCTGCCCGCGGAGCCGTACGACACCGTGCTCGTCGTCACCGCGTTCCACTGGATCGACCCGGCGGTGCGCGTCCCCAAGGCGGCCGACGCGCTGCGGGCGGGCGGCGCGCTCGCCGTGGTGCGCACCCAGCATGTGCGGGGCGGCACCGAGGAGTTCTTCGTGGAGGTCCAGCGCTGCTACGAGCGCTTCGACCCGGCGACGAAGCCCGGGACGCGGCCTCCCACCGCCGCCGAGGTCGGCAACGCGGACCACGCGGAGGAGGTGGCGCGCAGCGGCCGCTTCGGCCCGTCGGTCTTCCGGCGTTACGAGCACGACGTCACGTACACCACGGCCCAGTACCTGGACGTGCTGCGGACGTACTCCGGGCACCGCGCGCTTCCCGAGGCCGCCCGGCACGGGCTGCTGGACTCCATCGCCGAGTTGATCGACGGGCGGTACGGGGGCCGGGTGACGAAGCGCTACCTGATCGAGCTGGGGGTCTCGCGCAGGCGCTGACCGCTCACTCGCTCACGCCCGCGATCCCCCAGCCCCGGCGGGCGGCCTCGGCCAGGACCTCGCCCCAGTCGGTCAGGAGGCGCACGAAGGCGTCGAAGCCCCTGTACTGGGACGCTTCGGAGCGCTCCTCGTAGGGCGCGCGAAGCTCTTCGAGCCGGGGCCGTACGCGCTCCCAGGTCGCGAGCAGTTCCCGTACGCCCTCCGGGGACTGCGCGACCAGCAGGCCGTAGCCCCCGGAGAAGAAGGCGTGGCCCTCGCCGGGCTCCTCGTCATCGAAGTCCGGACCGTTCCAGATCAGCCCGCCGAGCAGCGCGTCCAGGTCCGCCCGCACGTCCGCGTCGACGTGGTCGCGGGCCTTCTCCCACGCCTCGCCCGCCCAGAAGTGCGGCTTGTACGAGCCGAGGGTGCCCGGGAATTCGTACACGCCGAAGAGCGCGCTGTGCGGCCCGCGCGGCCACTCCCACCCGCCGTCGGTCCCGTTCCCGTCGTAGTCCCACAGCCCGGTCTCGTCGTCGTACCAGGCGTTCCGCAGCCGCTCCAGCCGCTGTGGGGGCGGGGCCTCGGCCAGCCAGGACCAGTCGGCGATCAGTGTGGTGAGGTCGACGCCCATGGCATGACCCTACGCACCCTCCTGAGAGGTCACCCGGGCCAGGGCCACGCCCCCGACGATGAGGGCGAGTGCGGCGATACGGCCCATCGACACCGGGTCCTTGTGGACGACGATGCCCAGGGTGATCGCCCCGAGCGCGCCGATCCCGGTGAAGACCGCGTACGCCGTGCCGACCGGCAGGTTCCGCATCGCCAGGGACAGCAGATAGACGGCGCCGGCGGCGAGCACGAAGCAGACCAGGGTCGGCAGCGGGCGGGTGAAGCCGGCCGTGGGCTTGATGCTCTGCGACCAGGCGACCTCCACCAGCCCCGCCGCGAGGAGCAGCAGCCAGCTCACAGCGCTCCGCCGGTCTTCCGGGCCGCCGCCAACGCGGCCTCGCGGGACGCGTCGTGGGCGGTACGGCGGGCGGCCAGGGCGGGATCGACGCGGGCGTTCACCAGCTCGGTGCCGAGGAAGTCCATCGCCTCGTCGGGGATCGCGAAGTGCCCGGCGAAGAAGTCGCGCAGATAGCGCTCCTGGTGGTCGTACGGGTGGCGCGGCGTGCCCGGCCCGTACGCCCCGCCGCGTGCGTACGCCACGACGAAGCGGCGTCCGGCCAGGGACATCCTGGGGAAGGTCACCTGGTCGATCCACGCCTTGAGCGAGGCGGGGACCGAGAAGTTGTACATGGGCGTGGCGATGAGGACGGTGTCGGCGGCGAGGAGTTCGGCGAGCAGCGGCTCGACGACCGCCCAGGCGGCGGCCTGTTCGGGGGTGCGGACCGCTTCGCGGTAGCGGGTGGGGTCGGTGATCCCGTGCTCCAGGATGTGGTCGCACAGCTCGGTCCACGCCTCGGTTATCTGCGGGACCGGGGTGAGTGCGAGGTCGCGGTGGAGGTACGTGGCGCCGGGGTGGGCGGTACGCCAGGCACCGGCGACGGCGTCGCCCAGCTCGCGGCTGAAGGAGCGGCGGCGGGCGCTGGCGTCGAGGTGGAGGAGGGTCGGGGATGTCATGGAGGCGTTCTCCCTCTGGGGCAGGTTTAACCGGACAGCGTGTCCACTTACAACGACGATCGCGACCCTACCAACGAAGCGGACACGGTGTCCGCTTATTTCGAGGACTGCCGTAGGCTGAGGCCGTGGTGGAGACGAGGGAACGCGCGGACGCGGCACGCAACCGCGCCAAGGTGCTCGCGGCGGCGGCCCGGCTGTTCGAGACCGGGGACCCGCTGACCGTCACGATGGAGGACATCGCGCGCACGGCCGGCGTCGGCCGGGGCACGCTCTACCGCCGCTACCCGGACGTGACGTCCATCGCGGCGGCGCTGCTCGACGAGCACGAACGGCTCCTCCAGGAGAAGCTGCTGCGGGGCGCCCCGCCCCTGGGCCCCGGCGCCCCGCCCCACGAACGGCTCGCCGCGTTCTTCTCGGCCATGGTCGACCTGCTGGACCGGCACAGCCACCTGGTCCTGGGCGCGGAGTCCGGCGCGAAGCGCCTCACGGTGGGCGCGTACGGCTTCTGGCGCGCCCACGTCCTGACCCTCCTCCGCCAGGCCGGCACCCCGGACCCGGAAGCATTGGCGGACAGCCTGCTCGCGCCGCTGGCCCCCGAGGTGTTCCTGCACCAGCGGGAGCGGGGGGTCACGCCGGACCGGATCAAGGCGGGGCTGGGGCGGCTGGCGGAGGTGGCGGCGGGGGCGGGCAATCCCGGCCAAGTCGCCCTCAGTGCTCCGCCGATCGCCGGGGCCGGAGGATCACTTCGCTGCCGATCGGAGTGAATCCGCAGGCCAGGAAGGCGCGGAGTGAGCGGGCGTTGCCCGGGGAGACTGCGGCGAAGAGGGGTTCGCCCTCTGGAACGAGCGTCAGGGCGTCCGCGAGGAGGCCGCGTCCGTGCCCTTGGCTGTCGTGCTGGGGGGCATGCAGTTCGATGCTCAGTTCGCGCCGTCCGGCAAGGCCGTCCGCGAGAGTGATCAGCCCCCTCTCGTCGCCGTAGACCTTTATGTCGGTCCTCAGTTCGCGGGCGTGCAGGACGCGTGGGTGGTCGTGTGCCTCGTTCCCCAGTTCGGCCAGTCGTGGCGTTCCGCCGGTGCCACGGGCGGTCAGGGTCGCGTCGATGACGCCGATCGTCCCCTCCGGGCCCGCGAGGTGGCGCAGGAAGTCGGGCGCCAGGGAGGCACCGTAACCGTCAGGTCCCAGGGCGAGCACTTCCGTGCCGTCCAGGGCGGTGGCGATCACCCCGTGTCCGGTGAAGGCGACGGATGCCTCCAGGCCGCCGGGCAGCGGGGGCAGCACCGACACGCCGCCGTCGCAGGGCGGGAATCGGCCGTCGGCCGCGGCCGTGAAGTGGGCCAGGAGCGGATGCGGCTCAGTCACGCGGGGCCACCCGCGTGGCGAGGAAGTCCAGCAGAGCGGCGTTGAAGTGCCCGGGCTGCTCGGCCCCCGGCAAGTGGCCGGCCTTCTCGACGACGGCCAGGGTCGCGTGGGGAACGAGGCCGCGGATCGCCTCGGCGTCCGCGACCGGCGTGTAGACGTCGTCCGCGCCGACCACGACCAGCACCGGCTTCCGGACCGCCGCCAACGTGTCCCGGTAGTCGGGCCGTTCGGCCCGCCCGCGCAGGGCCGCCGCCGCGCCGTGGGGGTCCGTGGCACGCATCATGCCCAGGACGCGCCCGGCGACCTCCGGCATCGCCGCGACGTTGTACGCGGCGAGCATCTTGTCGATCACCTCGTTCGCGTAACCGTCCATGCCCTCGGCGAGCAGCCGGTCGGCCAAGCGGTTGCGGAACGCCTTGCCCTCCTCGGTCTCTGCGGGGGCCGAGGTGTCGGACAGGACCAGGGCGCGCACCCGCTGCGGGTGCAGGCGCTGGAACTCCATGGCGATCTGACCGCCCATCGAAACACCGCCGACCACGGCCCCCTCGATACCCAGGTGGTCGAGGAGCGCGGCGAGATCATCGGCGAAGTCGGAGAGGAACACCTTCCCCCGAGTGACGCCGCTCTGCCCGTAACCCCGCAGATCAGGGGTGACGACCCGATACCCCGCCTCGGCCAGCGCCTCGCTCTGGGGCGCCCACAGAGTGCGGTTGAACGGATGCCCGTGAACCAACAGGACCGGCAGCCCCGCGGAGGGCCCGAGGTCGTCGTAGTGGATCGTGGCACCGCGCAGCGCTATGGCGTTCATGCCGGGCACCTTAGCCGGGTGATCGAGGGGGACGCGGAGGCGTCTCGCCTGCCGGCGGTGACCCCTCTCCGGCACGGAGGGGCCACCGTTCCCGGGTCCGGATCGGCGATTCAGCTGCTGAGGTCAGCGGCTGAGGCGACGGGTTTTCAGCCTGACTTCGAGTCAGCACCGATGCCGTTCGCGTGCGACGGATCGCCTCTCGTTCACTGCCCCGCCACCCACCCCGGCACCCAGCTCCCCGCCGCCCCCCACTCCCCCGCCGCCCCGCGTACGACCGGAGCGTGGCCAGGTCCGGGTGCGGGTTGTCGCGGTGCCAGAGGAGGGAGTGGGGGTAGACCGGGGTCGGGGTGGTGATCGGGATGCGGCGGAGGGCGTGGGTGTCGGGCCAGATGAGGCGGGAGTGTTCGCCCATGAACGTGGCCAGGGACGGGGTGTCCGCGATGGTGTCGAGCAGGACGTCCGAGCCGAAGTTCGGGCCCGTCGCCTCGATCGTGAGGGCGAACTCCGCCACCAGGTCGTCGTAGTAGGCGCCCCACTCCGTACCGGGGGCGATGCCCGGCATCCAGATGCGGTGGCCCACCAGGTCGGTGAGGGTCACCGAGGAGGCGTCGGCCAGGGCGTGGGCGGGGCCGGTGAGGAGTTGGAGGGGTTCGTCCAGGACGCGGGCCGACGCGATGTCGTCGGGGAGGGGGCGGCCGGGGGCGGCCACCGCGCGAAAGGTCGCGTCGAGTTCGCCGGTGCGGAGCGCGGCCACGGCCGTGTCCATGCTGACCAGCATCATCACGTCGAGGGCGATGGCGGGGTGGGCCCGGTGGAAGGCGCGCATGAGGCCCGACTGCGCGGTGCGGGACGCGATCACGTCGACGCGGAGCGGGCGGTGCCCGGGGCGTACGGACGCGCTGGCGCGCTCGGCCGCGCGCAGTAGTTCGTGTGCGTGGGGCAGGAACGCCCGGCCGTCGATGGTCAGCTCGGCGCCGCGCGGGGCGCGGGTGAAGAGGCGTACGCCGAGGGCCGCCTCCAGCGCGGCGATGCGCTTGGAGACGGCCTGCTGGGTGACCGCGAGGTCCGCCGCGGCCTTCTGGAAGCCGCCCGCCTCCGTGACGGCGACGAACGTGCGCACTGCTTGGAGGTCCATGGCGAGCAGCCTAGTGAACAACCCATGGTTGTGCTTCGGCCCGTCGATGGTTGTTTGACCTGCGGTTCCGCCGAGCGGTTAGCTCTCACCCGGCTATTTCGGGTTGTACGGGTGAGGCGGCATGGGCAGAAGAGCGTTGGGGCGGCCGTTCGGCTGGTTGTGGGCCGCCTACGCCGTGAGCGCGTACGGGTCGGGGCTCGGGTTCGGCGCCCTGCCGCTGCTCGCCGTGCTCGTGCTGGACGCCGGGCCCGCCCAGGTCTCCGCGTTGTCGGCGGTCGGGCCCGCCGTGGGGGCGCTGATCGCGGTGCCGCTCGCGCCGTGGGTGGAGTTCCGGCGCAAGCGGCCCGTCATGATCGGGATGGACCTGGTCCGGTTCGCGGCCATGGCGTCGATCCCGGTCGCGTACGCCTTCGGGCTGCTCGGGTTCGTCCAGCTGCTGGTGGTGTCGGCCGTGGTCGCCGCGGCGAAGATCGCGTTCGGCGCGGCGAGCGGCGCGTATCTGAAGGCGCTCGTCCGCCAGGAGGACCTGCTCGTCGCCAACGCGCGGTTCGAGTCCACGAACTGGAGCTCCATCGCGGTCGGCCCGCCCCTCGGCGGCGCGGCGATCGGGGTCTTCGGGCCGGTCACCACCGTGGTGGCCGACGCGCTCAGCTATCTGCTCTCCGCGCTCGGCATCACCGCGATCCGGGGCCGGGAGGAGGCACCACGGCCCAAGGAGGAGAGCCCGCTGCGGGCGGGCGCGCTGCTCGCCGGGTGGCGGCACATCCTGGGGCACCCCGTGCTGCGGGCGCTCTACCTCAACCAGGTGCTCGTCGGCGGCCTGATCATGGCCACCGAACCGCTGCTGGCGGTCCTCCTGCTGCGCCGACTCGGGTTTCCGCCCTGGCAGTACGGTCTCGCCTTCGCCGCTCCGTGTCTCGGCGGGCTCATCGGCTCGCGGCTGGCCCGCCGGGTCGTCGCCCGCTACGGCCGCGACCGGGTCTTCCGGACCGTGGGCACCCTGCGCGCGGTCTGGCTGATCGGGCTGGTGTTCGTACGGCCGGGTGTCGTCGGGCTCGTCACCGTGATGGCCGTCGAGCTGGCCATCATCGTCAACATGAGCCTGTACGGGCCGGTGCTCTCCACGTACCGGCTGGAGCACACGCCCAAGCATCTCGTCGCCCGCATGCTCACCGCGTGGTCGATCGGGCAGCAGGCGTCCATCGCCGTGCTCACCGCGCTCGCCGGGCTGCTCGCGGACGTCACCGGGCCGCGTCCGGCCCTCGCGGTGGCGGGGGTGCTCATCCTGGGCACCCCGTTCCTGCTCCCCCGGCGGGGGCGGGCACCCCGGACGGCCCTCGACCTCAACCGAGCGTGATCTCAACCGGGCTTGATCTCAAGCGGACTTGAGGTTGCAGGATTCCCGGCATGGATACCGACACACGCACCCACGCCGCCGACCTCGAAGCGATCCGCGCGGTCGTCGCCACCGTCGAGCGCTCCCAGCAGCGCAAGGACCCCGACGAGTTCCTGACCCTCTTCCACCCCGACGCGGTCTGGACGACCGCCCACGGCAAGGTCCTCATCGGCATCGAGGCGATCTCCGCGTTCACCCGGACCGTGCTGCCCGCCGCCGACTGGGCCGGGCAGGTCACCTATGAGGTGGCGCACGTCCTCTTCATCCGCCCGGACGTCGCGGCGGTCAAGGTCCGGCAGCGCTATCCGGCACCGGAGGAGGAGAGCGAGGGCGCTCCGCTGTACGTGATGAGCCGGGGCGACGACGGACGGTGGCTGCTGACCGCCGGTCAGAACACGCAGGTCGTGGCGGGCTGACGGGCCCCGACGCCGGTCAGCCCGCGAGGGCCTTCTCGAGGAGCGTGAACGACTTCGGCGTGCCGCCCGGCTGCGGTTTGCCCTCCTTGCGGCCGACCACCCGGTAGCCGACGCCGAGGTAGTACGCGGTCAGGGGCTCGTTGCCCGCCAGGCAGTCCAGGCGCACCAGCGTCCGGCCCGCCTCGGCCACGCGGTGCTCGGCGGCCCGCAGGAGCCGCCGTCCCGTGCCGGGCGGGACGGCGGTGCGGTCCACCATCAGCCGGTGCACGTAACCGGCGGTCGCGGGCTGCGGGCCCCAGGCGTCCTCGTCCTCCCACCACAGCTCCCAGGCGCCGACCACGCGTCCGGCGGCCTCGGCGAGCCACACCTCACCCGTCGCCATGATCCGGCGGAAGTGGTCCTCGCCCAGTTCGCTGGGCTGCCACTGGCCGGTGACGCCCCGGGCGAGCATCCAGCGCGCCGCGTCGTCGCGCAGCCGTACGAGGGAGGCGAGGTCGGGGTCACCGGCGGGACGGAAACGCAGGTCGGTCGGGCTCTGGTCCTTCACGCCACGATCTTCGCACGCGTGTACGCATACGGCGTCGGGCGCGAGGAGTTGGCGTCCTCCCCGCGCCCCAGCGGGCCGGACGCTACGACGCCTTCGGCGCGATGACCGAGAACGCCCCGCCCTGCGGGTCGGCCAGGACCGCCATGCGGCCGGCGACCATGTCGAAGGCGGGGGCCAGGACCGTGGCGCCGGCGCGGACGGCGGCGGCCTGGATGTCGTCCACGCTGTCCACCGCGAAGTACGGCTGCCAGTGCGGCGTGACGTTCGGCGGCACCTTGCTCATGTCCATCATGCCGCCCACCGCCCGCCCGTCGACCTGGAACTCGACGTAGCCGTCGGCGCCCTCCATCTCGGAGGGGGTCGCCGTCACCGGCAGGGCGGCGGAGTAGAACGCGGACGCCGCGTCCGGGTCGGGAGTGGTCAGCTCGCTCCAGACCAGCGCCCCGTGCTCGTTGACGATGGCCGCGCCGCCGAAGGTGCCGGGCTGCCACAGGCCGAAGACCGCGCCCGCCGGGTCGGCGATCACGGCCATGCGGCCGAGGTCCATGACGTCCATCGGGGGGACGACGACCGTGCCGCCGGCCTCGGTGACGGACCTGAGCGTGGCGTCGATCGCGTCGGTCGACAGATACGTCGTCCACGCCGTCGGCGGCATCGGGTCCGGCACCGTGCCGTCCTGGTTCATCGCCTTCATGATCCCGGCGACGGGCTTGCCCTTGAGCGTGCAGACGGAGTAGCCGCCCTGCTCCGGCGGGCCCACCTCGCCCTGCCAGCCGAAGAGGTCGCAGTAGAAGTCGATGGCCGCCTGCTGGTCGGGGACCATCAGGTCGATCCAGCACGGGGTGCCGGGCCGGTAGGGATCGTTCATTTCGGGCACGGGTGCCTCCGGGAGGCTGCTCGGGGGTGGACGGGCCCTCCTTACCCGGCCCCCGCGCGAGCGGAATCGGCCCGTACGGGTGACAGCCCGCTCAGTACCAGGGCCGCTCGTCCGGCGTGGGCAGCGGGCGCAGGGCCGGCCAGTGTTCCAGCAGGCGGGTGGCCAGGGCGGAGGCGAGGCGGCCGAGCGCGTGGAGGCGGTCGTGGTCGCGGGTCAGGTCCGCGACGACGCCCAGACGGTGGACGAGGCGTTCGCGGGCGGAGACGTACCCCCACTCGAAGTCCTCGGCGGCCACCCGGGCGAGTTGGTCGGCCGTCCCCCGCTGCGCCCGCTCGACCAGCGCGTCGCCCTGGATCAGCCAGCCCGCGCACGCGTCGGCGAGGTCGCCGGGCACGTCGCGGCCCGTGAGGTCGCGCCAGGTGGACCGGTAGACGGCCTCCACCTCGGCGAGCGGGGCCGCCGTGACCGACATCGCGCACCAGCAGGTGGGGAAGCCGATGCGGAAGTACGCCAGCTCGACGAGGCCGTTGCCGAGCGCGGCCCGCTCGAAGTCCACGAAGCGGACGCCGTCCGGGGTGCGCAGGTCGTTGCCGGGGCAGGGGTCGCCGTGGAGCAGCGCGTGGTGCCCGGTGGGGTCGAGCCGTTCCAGGAGCCCGGCGAGTTCGTCCGGGACGGCGGCCGGTACGGGCACGTCGAGCGCCCGGGCGAGGGCGAGGAAGGACTCCGCGTCGGCGGCCGTGGGGCCCGACCAGGCCGGGAGCGCGCCCGCGTCGGCGGGCCCGGTCAGGGCGTGCAGCCGGGCGAGCGCGTCGGCGTACCCCGGCATCCAGTCGTCGGTCCGGCCGAGGTCGTCCACGTACTCGAGGAGCATGACCCGCGCGGCCGGGTCCGTGGCGAGCAGCGCGGGGGCCACGGAGCCGCGCCCCGCGAGCCGCAGCCCGGCGGCCTCCCGCGCGAACCGGGCGTCCGCGTCGGCGCCGGTGTCCCCGTCGTCGGTGATCTGCTTGACGATCACGGGCCGCCCGTCCCCCGCCCGCACCCGCCACACCCGCGACCGGGGGCTGCTGTCCAGGGGCTCGGCCTGCGCGGGGATGCCGCCCATGACGGTGAGCAGGGGGGCGGTCAGTGGAAGGGAATGAGGCATGGGGAGGAGCGTAGCCGCAGGCTTCACCGAAGCCCGCGCCCTTTTCGCAGGTAGAACAGCTCCGGATCGCCCTCGTCCAGACCGTGGAGGAGGCCGGCCGGGGTCCAGCCGGCGCGTTGGAGCAGGCGCTGCATCGGCTGGTTGGAGACGTTGGTCGAGGTGAACAGCTTCGGGGTGGTGCAGGTGGCCGCCGCGGCTTCCAGCAGCCGGTGCCCCACGCCCCGGCGCCGGGCCTCCGGGGCCACCATCAGGAGGGT from Streptomyces drozdowiczii carries:
- a CDS encoding phosphotransferase family protein; protein product: MPHSLPLTAPLLTVMGGIPAQAEPLDSSPRSRVWRVRAGDGRPVIVKQITDDGDTGADADARFAREAAGLRLAGRGSVAPALLATDPAARVMLLEYVDDLGRTDDWMPGYADALARLHALTGPADAGALPAWSGPTAADAESFLALARALDVPVPAAVPDELAGLLERLDPTGHHALLHGDPCPGNDLRTPDGVRFVDFERAALGNGLVELAYFRIGFPTCWCAMSVTAAPLAEVEAVYRSTWRDLTGRDVPGDLADACAGWLIQGDALVERAQRGTADQLARVAAEDFEWGYVSARERLVHRLGVVADLTRDHDRLHALGRLASALATRLLEHWPALRPLPTPDERPWY
- a CDS encoding class I SAM-dependent methyltransferase; amino-acid sequence: MPEITAPAPRDDTPDDSLRERLRQTFDEDAELYDRARPGYPAELYDDLAELAGARPGSRVLEVGCGTGQATVPLARRGCRITAVEAGASMAAVARRNLAGAADVEVVTAAFESWPLPAEPYDTVLVVTAFHWIDPAVRVPKAADALRAGGALAVVRTQHVRGGTEEFFVEVQRCYERFDPATKPGTRPPTAAEVGNADHAEEVARSGRFGPSVFRRYEHDVTYTTAQYLDVLRTYSGHRALPEAARHGLLDSIAELIDGRYGGRVTKRYLIELGVSRRR
- a CDS encoding DMT family transporter encodes the protein MSWLLLLAAGLVEVAWSQSIKPTAGFTRPLPTLVCFVLAAGAVYLLSLAMRNLPVGTAYAVFTGIGALGAITLGIVVHKDPVSMGRIAALALIVGGVALARVTSQEGA
- a CDS encoding TetR/AcrR family transcriptional regulator: METRERADAARNRAKVLAAAARLFETGDPLTVTMEDIARTAGVGRGTLYRRYPDVTSIAAALLDEHERLLQEKLLRGAPPLGPGAPPHERLAAFFSAMVDLLDRHSHLVLGAESGAKRLTVGAYGFWRAHVLTLLRQAGTPDPEALADSLLAPLAPEVFLHQRERGVTPDRIKAGLGRLAEVAAGAGNPGQVALSAPPIAGAGGSLRCRSE
- a CDS encoding GNAT family N-acetyltransferase, whose protein sequence is MKDQSPTDLRFRPAGDPDLASLVRLRDDAARWMLARGVTGQWQPSELGEDHFRRIMATGEVWLAEAAGRVVGAWELWWEDEDAWGPQPATAGYVHRLMVDRTAVPPGTGRRLLRAAEHRVAEAGRTLVRLDCLAGNEPLTAYYLGVGYRVVGRKEGKPQPGGTPKSFTLLEKALAG
- a CDS encoding MFS transporter yields the protein MGRRALGRPFGWLWAAYAVSAYGSGLGFGALPLLAVLVLDAGPAQVSALSAVGPAVGALIAVPLAPWVEFRRKRPVMIGMDLVRFAAMASIPVAYAFGLLGFVQLLVVSAVVAAAKIAFGAASGAYLKALVRQEDLLVANARFESTNWSSIAVGPPLGGAAIGVFGPVTTVVADALSYLLSALGITAIRGREEAPRPKEESPLRAGALLAGWRHILGHPVLRALYLNQVLVGGLIMATEPLLAVLLLRRLGFPPWQYGLAFAAPCLGGLIGSRLARRVVARYGRDRVFRTVGTLRAVWLIGLVFVRPGVVGLVTVMAVELAIIVNMSLYGPVLSTYRLEHTPKHLVARMLTAWSIGQQASIAVLTALAGLLADVTGPRPALAVAGVLILGTPFLLPRRGRAPRTALDLNRA
- a CDS encoding GNAT family N-acetyltransferase translates to MDMDMDTEKNDVVVVRPAVPAEAAALAGIDAGRRTSIEKWCRQGVAYVARDTASGPPLGYCVLEYTFFEQGFVTLLMVAPEARRRGVGHRLLEAAAATCTTPKLFTSTNVSNQPMQRLLQRAGWTPAGLLHGLDEGDPELFYLRKGRGLR
- a CDS encoding FMN-dependent NADH-azoreductase, which produces MTSPTLLHLDASARRRSFSRELGDAVAGAWRTAHPGATYLHRDLALTPVPQITEAWTELCDHILEHGITDPTRYREAVRTPEQAAAWAVVEPLLAELLAADTVLIATPMYNFSVPASLKAWIDQVTFPRMSLAGRRFVVAYARGGAYGPGTPRHPYDHQERYLRDFFAGHFAIPDEAMDFLGTELVNARVDPALAARRTAHDASREAALAAARKTGGAL
- a CDS encoding alpha/beta fold hydrolase, whose protein sequence is MNAIALRGATIHYDDLGPSAGLPVLLVHGHPFNRTLWAPQSEALAEAGYRVVTPDLRGYGQSGVTRGKVFLSDFADDLAALLDHLGIEGAVVGGVSMGGQIAMEFQRLHPQRVRALVLSDTSAPAETEEGKAFRNRLADRLLAEGMDGYANEVIDKMLAAYNVAAMPEVAGRVLGMMRATDPHGAAAALRGRAERPDYRDTLAAVRKPVLVVVGADDVYTPVADAEAIRGLVPHATLAVVEKAGHLPGAEQPGHFNAALLDFLATRVAPRD
- a CDS encoding SgcJ/EcaC family oxidoreductase, with the translated sequence MDTDTRTHAADLEAIRAVVATVERSQQRKDPDEFLTLFHPDAVWTTAHGKVLIGIEAISAFTRTVLPAADWAGQVTYEVAHVLFIRPDVAAVKVRQRYPAPEEESEGAPLYVMSRGDDGRWLLTAGQNTQVVAG
- a CDS encoding VOC family protein — encoded protein: MNDPYRPGTPCWIDLMVPDQQAAIDFYCDLFGWQGEVGPPEQGGYSVCTLKGKPVAGIMKAMNQDGTVPDPMPPTAWTTYLSTDAIDATLRSVTEAGGTVVVPPMDVMDLGRMAVIADPAGAVFGLWQPGTFGGAAIVNEHGALVWSELTTPDPDAASAFYSAALPVTATPSEMEGADGYVEFQVDGRAVGGMMDMSKVPPNVTPHWQPYFAVDSVDDIQAAAVRAGATVLAPAFDMVAGRMAVLADPQGGAFSVIAPKAS